Proteins found in one uncultured Desulfuromonas sp. genomic segment:
- a CDS encoding 3-isopropylmalate dehydratase large subunit produces the protein MGKTIAEKIFASHLRDEPFAGTKVLDLDRVLCHEITTPVAIADLEWRGKDRVFDKDKIKAVIDHVTPSKDTKTAIQAKMLRDWARRHEITDFFDVGHNGVCHALFPEKGFIRPGFTAIMGDSHTCTHGAFGAFAAGVGTTDLEVGILKGVCAFREPATIRVNLNGALSDGVFAKDVILYVIGQLGVNGATDRVIEFAGPVVDAMSMESRMTLCNMAIEAGGTCGICMPDEVTVDYLWPFIQDEYADKAAAVADFKKWHSDTDASYDQVLDFNISTLEPHVTYGYKPDCVKPVSEMAGAPVDQIYIGTCTNGRIEDLREAAAILKGRRIAETVRGIVSPATPKIFRDALAEGIIQIFMDAGFCVTNPTCGACLGMSNGVLAEGEVCASTSNRNFNGRMGKGGMVHLMSPATAAATAITGKITDARTLK, from the coding sequence ATGGGAAAGACGATTGCAGAAAAAATCTTTGCGAGCCATCTGCGTGATGAGCCGTTTGCCGGAACAAAAGTTCTGGATCTGGACCGGGTGTTGTGCCATGAAATTACCACGCCGGTTGCTATAGCCGATCTGGAATGGCGTGGTAAAGATCGTGTCTTTGACAAGGACAAAATCAAGGCGGTGATCGACCACGTCACTCCGTCAAAAGATACCAAGACAGCCATTCAGGCCAAGATGCTGCGCGATTGGGCGCGTCGCCATGAAATCACCGACTTTTTTGATGTCGGCCACAACGGTGTTTGCCATGCCCTGTTTCCTGAAAAAGGGTTTATCCGTCCCGGCTTTACCGCCATCATGGGCGATAGCCACACCTGTACCCATGGAGCGTTCGGTGCGTTTGCTGCCGGTGTTGGTACTACTGACCTGGAAGTGGGGATACTCAAGGGTGTTTGCGCATTTCGTGAGCCTGCGACCATTCGCGTGAATCTCAATGGCGCCTTGTCTGATGGCGTCTTTGCCAAGGATGTTATTCTCTACGTGATCGGCCAGTTGGGCGTCAATGGCGCCACTGACCGGGTGATTGAGTTTGCCGGACCCGTAGTGGATGCCATGAGTATGGAGTCACGCATGACTCTGTGTAATATGGCGATTGAGGCCGGGGGCACCTGTGGTATCTGTATGCCGGATGAGGTGACCGTGGATTATCTGTGGCCGTTTATCCAAGATGAGTATGCTGATAAAGCGGCGGCGGTTGCGGACTTCAAAAAATGGCATTCCGATACTGACGCCAGTTATGACCAGGTGCTGGATTTCAATATCTCGACCCTTGAGCCCCATGTGACCTATGGCTACAAGCCTGACTGTGTGAAACCGGTGTCTGAAATGGCAGGCGCTCCGGTTGATCAGATCTATATCGGCACCTGTACCAATGGCCGTATTGAAGATTTGCGCGAGGCGGCAGCGATTTTGAAGGGGCGGCGAATTGCCGAGACTGTTCGAGGCATTGTTTCCCCGGCAACGCCGAAGATTTTCCGTGATGCTTTGGCTGAAGGGATTATCCAGATTTTTATGGATGCCGGCTTCTGTGTCACCAATCCAACCTGCGGTGCCTGTCTCGGGATGAGCAACGGCGTATTGGCTGAAGGGGAGGTGTGTGCTTCCACCAGTAACCGTAACTTCAATGGCCGCATGGGCAAGGGCGGTATGGTCCATCTGATGAGTCCGGCAACAGCTGCAGCAACGGCCATCACCGGTAAAATCACCGATGCACGGACATTGAAATAG
- the asd gene encoding aspartate-semialdehyde dehydrogenase, whose protein sequence is MKVGFIGWRGMVGSVLLQRMQEENDFNGIEPVFFSTSQVGQDAPMGAGTLKDATDIAELKTLDAVVTCQGGDYTKAVHGPLREAGWQGYWIDAASSLRMVDAAVIILDPVNRQVIDEALAAGQKDFIGGNCTVSLMLMAIGGLFRAGLVEWVSSMTYQAASGAGAPNMRELLGQMGVLEDCVADLLADPSSAILDIDKKVTEMLRSDQLPTSEFGHALAGSVLPWIDREVEDGQSREEWKGYAETNKILAAESPIPIDGICVRIGAMRCHSQALTIKLNKDLPIEEIEQLIANDNDWVQLVPNFKQQTLQQLTPAAVSGTLTVPVGRVRKMKMGPQYLSAFTCGDQLLWGAAEPLRRMLQILLEK, encoded by the coding sequence ATGAAAGTCGGATTTATCGGTTGGCGCGGTATGGTTGGTTCTGTGCTTCTGCAGCGTATGCAGGAGGAAAATGATTTCAACGGGATTGAGCCGGTCTTTTTCTCCACCTCACAGGTGGGGCAAGATGCTCCTATGGGGGCGGGAACGCTCAAGGATGCCACCGATATTGCCGAGCTTAAAACCTTGGATGCCGTTGTGACCTGTCAAGGGGGCGATTACACCAAAGCTGTGCACGGACCTCTGCGTGAAGCCGGATGGCAGGGCTATTGGATTGATGCGGCCAGCTCATTGCGCATGGTTGATGCTGCTGTCATCATCCTTGATCCGGTGAACCGTCAGGTGATTGATGAGGCGCTGGCTGCTGGTCAGAAGGACTTTATTGGCGGCAACTGCACCGTCAGTCTGATGTTGATGGCTATCGGCGGTCTGTTCCGTGCCGGTCTGGTCGAATGGGTATCCTCCATGACCTATCAGGCGGCATCCGGTGCCGGTGCGCCCAATATGCGCGAGTTACTCGGTCAGATGGGCGTGTTGGAAGATTGTGTTGCTGATCTGCTGGCCGATCCCTCTTCAGCAATCCTTGATATTGACAAAAAAGTGACCGAGATGCTGCGCAGTGATCAATTACCAACTTCTGAATTCGGTCATGCTTTGGCTGGCAGCGTGCTGCCGTGGATTGATCGTGAAGTGGAAGATGGTCAAAGTCGTGAAGAGTGGAAGGGCTATGCGGAAACCAATAAGATTCTGGCTGCTGAAAGTCCGATCCCTATTGATGGTATCTGTGTGCGTATCGGGGCTATGCGTTGCCATAGCCAGGCGTTGACCATCAAGCTGAACAAAGATCTCCCTATTGAGGAGATTGAGCAGCTGATCGCCAATGATAATGACTGGGTGCAATTGGTTCCCAACTTCAAACAGCAGACGTTGCAACAACTGACTCCGGCGGCCGTTTCCGGTACCTTGACCGTTCCAGTTGGCCGGGTGCGTAAAATGAAGATGGGGCCGCAGTACCTTTCTGCATTTACCTGCGGTGATCAACTTCTGTGGGGGGCGGCTGAGCCTTTGCGCCGCATGTTGCAAATCTTGCTGGAAAAATAA
- the argC gene encoding N-acetyl-gamma-glutamyl-phosphate reductase, translating into MKVAVVGASGYTGVELLRLLVRHPQVELCSITSRQYDGMDIAEVFPSLAGLVSLPCSQVDVKRIGHEADFVFTALPHKTAMEVVPGFLDQGCKVIDLSADYRLHDVDVYESWYQKHTSPELLQEAVYGLVELYRDDIAAARLVANPGCYPTSVALAVAPLLREGLIDHRTLVVDSKSGTSGAGRSAKTGSLFCEVNEGFKAYSVGKHRHTPEIEQTLSEQAGESVMVNFTPHLLPVNRGILTTCYAQLSEGVDFEQIKSLYEGFYGDKPFVRLFPGGQLPNVAFLRGSNYADLGFVVDERTRRVIVVSAIDNLVKGAAGQAVQNMNIMAGCDETVGLDVVPLFP; encoded by the coding sequence ATGAAAGTCGCTGTTGTCGGTGCAAGTGGATATACCGGTGTTGAGCTTCTCAGGTTGTTGGTTCGCCATCCTCAGGTGGAGCTTTGTTCGATTACATCCCGGCAGTATGACGGGATGGATATCGCTGAGGTGTTTCCATCTCTAGCCGGGTTGGTTTCTTTGCCCTGCAGTCAGGTCGATGTGAAGAGGATTGGTCATGAAGCTGATTTTGTGTTTACCGCCTTGCCGCATAAAACCGCGATGGAAGTTGTTCCGGGGTTTTTAGATCAGGGCTGCAAGGTCATTGACTTGTCAGCCGATTACCGTCTCCATGATGTTGATGTGTATGAGAGCTGGTATCAAAAGCACACGAGTCCTGAGCTGTTGCAAGAAGCGGTTTACGGTCTTGTTGAATTGTATCGTGATGACATTGCCGCCGCACGCCTGGTTGCGAATCCCGGTTGTTATCCGACGAGTGTCGCTTTGGCTGTGGCACCGTTGCTGCGAGAAGGACTGATTGATCATCGGACTCTGGTGGTTGACAGCAAATCCGGCACCAGTGGAGCGGGGCGTTCGGCAAAAACAGGCAGCTTATTTTGTGAGGTGAACGAAGGGTTTAAGGCCTACAGCGTTGGAAAACATCGCCATACTCCGGAAATTGAACAGACATTGTCTGAACAGGCCGGTGAATCCGTGATGGTCAACTTTACTCCACATCTGCTGCCGGTAAACAGGGGGATCTTGACAACCTGCTATGCGCAATTGAGCGAAGGTGTTGATTTTGAACAGATTAAAAGCCTCTATGAAGGCTTTTACGGGGACAAGCCTTTTGTGCGTTTGTTTCCTGGCGGCCAGTTGCCCAATGTGGCATTTTTACGCGGAAGTAATTATGCTGACCTCGGCTTTGTTGTTGATGAACGAACACGGCGTGTTATTGTTGTATCGGCCATTGACAATCTGGTCAAAGGGGCTGCTGGTCAGGCTGTGCAGAATATGAATATTATGGCAGGCTGTGACGAAACTGTTGGGCTGGATGTTGTCCCGTTGTTCCCGTAA
- a CDS encoding aspartate-semialdehyde dehydrogenase, with amino-acid sequence MIPLTIAVVGATGTVGRQLIEVLEEREFPVRNLRLYASENSVGDFIDFCDEPVAVQALDKDSFIDVDVAFFCATQRVSEEFLPRAKQAGALCVDATAPWIAREAATLVVPEINGASLDRAKHRVLSNPASVTTMLALPLAQLASCVALKKVVITTFESVSGCGIKGVDDLRKQCGELLNGRPAKKGCFPHQMAFNCVPQVGTFGEGRETDHEQRVQMELLHLLGNDRLEVALTAMRVPVFYGDCASLYVEFDQSVDVNCLEQALTDASGIELLDDASQGEYPMPIDSAGMDDVQVGRLRPANDKSSAFQVFVAMDNLRKGAAVNMIQMVEQAWRN; translated from the coding sequence ATGATCCCTTTAACGATTGCTGTAGTTGGAGCGACAGGAACTGTGGGTCGCCAGTTGATTGAGGTGTTGGAAGAACGGGAATTCCCAGTGCGGAATTTGCGCTTGTATGCCTCGGAAAACTCTGTCGGTGATTTCATCGACTTTTGTGATGAGCCGGTCGCGGTTCAGGCTCTTGACAAGGATTCCTTTATTGATGTTGATGTGGCTTTTTTCTGTGCTACGCAACGTGTTTCGGAAGAATTCCTGCCGCGTGCCAAGCAGGCCGGTGCATTATGTGTTGATGCAACTGCACCGTGGATAGCGCGAGAGGCGGCAACTCTGGTGGTTCCGGAGATCAATGGCGCTAGTCTGGACCGCGCCAAGCATCGTGTCTTATCCAATCCTGCCAGTGTAACAACGATGTTGGCTTTGCCTTTGGCGCAACTGGCGTCTTGTGTGGCGCTGAAAAAAGTGGTCATTACCACCTTTGAATCGGTTTCAGGTTGTGGCATCAAAGGGGTGGACGACCTGCGCAAACAGTGCGGTGAGTTGCTTAACGGCCGTCCGGCAAAGAAAGGTTGTTTTCCCCACCAAATGGCGTTCAATTGCGTGCCGCAGGTTGGGACGTTTGGTGAAGGGCGAGAAACGGATCATGAACAGCGGGTGCAGATGGAACTCCTTCACTTGCTGGGAAATGACAGGCTTGAGGTTGCTTTAACCGCGATGCGCGTGCCGGTTTTTTACGGTGATTGTGCGAGTCTTTATGTTGAATTTGACCAATCAGTAGACGTGAATTGTCTTGAGCAGGCCCTCACCGATGCGTCAGGGATTGAGTTGCTGGATGATGCGTCGCAGGGCGAATATCCCATGCCGATTGATTCAGCGGGGATGGATGATGTTCAGGTTGGTCGCTTGCGGCCGGCTAACGATAAATCCTCAGCGTTTCAGGTGTTTGTCGCTATGGACAACCTGCGTAAAGGGGCGGCTGTTAACATGATTCAGATGGTTGAACAGGCGTGGAGAAACTGA
- a CDS encoding 3-isopropylmalate dehydratase small subunit produces the protein MEKIFKGPAIFLDRSDINTDEIIPAKYLTEVTKDALKPYMLEDLKLDGFDPKGEALKSARVVVSRQNFGCGSSREHAPWVFEVNDVHTIIAEGYARIFRQNMFNGGMLAIELPKADIDALFDLAQAGQVTIDVDVEGQKIKACGGGQEKTFDFEISEFDKALVKAGGWVEFADERY, from the coding sequence ATGGAAAAAATCTTTAAAGGTCCGGCGATCTTTCTCGATCGTTCTGATATTAATACCGACGAAATTATTCCGGCCAAGTATCTGACCGAAGTCACTAAGGATGCCTTGAAACCATATATGCTTGAAGATCTCAAGTTGGATGGCTTTGATCCTAAAGGTGAGGCACTGAAAAGTGCACGTGTTGTTGTGTCACGTCAGAATTTCGGCTGCGGTTCATCGCGTGAGCACGCGCCTTGGGTTTTTGAGGTCAATGATGTGCATACGATTATTGCAGAAGGTTATGCGCGCATTTTTCGCCAAAACATGTTTAATGGCGGTATGCTTGCCATTGAGTTGCCCAAGGCGGATATTGATGCGTTGTTTGACCTCGCCCAGGCAGGTCAGGTAACCATTGATGTGGATGTTGAAGGTCAGAAGATCAAGGCGTGTGGCGGTGGACAGGAAAAAACGTTTGATTTTGAAATTTCCGAATTCGACAAAGCTCTGGTGAAAGCCGGTGGCTGGGTTGAGTTCGCTGATGAGCGCTACTAA
- the truA gene encoding tRNA pseudouridine(38-40) synthase TruA produces the protein MPRLCLTIEYDGTSYGGWQVQPNAQTVQEQIESALAQVIGSPVRVYSSGRTDAGVHAIDMRAHFDVETLLPLSAYREGVNRFLPQDIVVRQVCRVADDFHARFDAQGKWYRYRLYRGRIRSPLHRLTSWHVAGDLDVEAMTQAADALVGTHDFAAFQASGCAAATTQRTLFEVLLIDEGDELIIDVRGSGFLKNMVRIIVGSLVEVGRAKLTAGQLAEILASGQRCRAGLTAPAQGLCLMQVWYEKNTEIT, from the coding sequence ATGCCGCGTTTGTGTCTCACTATCGAATACGATGGCACCTCCTATGGGGGCTGGCAAGTGCAGCCCAATGCTCAGACAGTTCAGGAACAGATTGAATCGGCTCTTGCGCAAGTAATTGGCTCTCCAGTTCGGGTGTATTCATCCGGTCGAACGGATGCTGGTGTTCACGCGATTGACATGAGGGCTCATTTCGACGTCGAGACCCTGCTGCCGTTGTCCGCTTACCGCGAAGGGGTCAACCGTTTTTTGCCGCAGGATATCGTGGTTCGTCAGGTCTGTCGGGTTGCCGATGATTTTCATGCCCGCTTTGATGCGCAGGGGAAATGGTACCGTTATCGGCTCTATCGGGGACGGATTCGCTCGCCGTTACACCGTTTAACCAGTTGGCATGTTGCCGGTGACCTGGATGTTGAGGCGATGACACAGGCTGCGGATGCTCTTGTCGGCACACATGATTTTGCCGCGTTTCAAGCGTCAGGCTGTGCGGCAGCAACAACACAGCGAACCCTGTTTGAGGTGTTGCTTATTGACGAGGGCGATGAGTTGATCATCGATGTGCGTGGCAGTGGTTTTTTAAAGAACATGGTGCGCATTATTGTCGGCAGTTTGGTCGAGGTGGGACGAGCTAAGTTAACTGCCGGTCAACTTGCCGAAATCCTAGCCTCGGGGCAGCGTTGTCGGGCCGGTTTAACTGCACCTGCACAGGGCTTGTGTCTGATGCAAGTCTGGTATGAAAAAAATACTGAAATCACTTGA
- the rpsI gene encoding 30S ribosomal protein S9: MAEQRYNATGKRKTSVARVWMKPGTGSITVNKQDINDYFGRETSKMIIRQPLELTDNMGKFDIFVNVRGGGPSGQAGAIKHGITKALLEMDASLRGVLKKAGFITRDSRIKERKKYGRAAARRSFQFSKR, from the coding sequence ATGGCTGAACAACGATATAATGCCACCGGCAAAAGAAAAACTTCAGTTGCCCGTGTCTGGATGAAGCCTGGCACCGGCAGCATTACGGTCAATAAACAGGATATCAACGACTATTTTGGTCGTGAAACGTCAAAAATGATTATCCGCCAACCCCTCGAACTGACAGACAATATGGGTAAATTTGATATTTTCGTCAATGTTCGTGGCGGAGGTCCTTCCGGTCAGGCGGGAGCCATCAAGCATGGCATTACCAAAGCTCTGCTTGAAATGGACGCAAGCCTGCGTGGTGTTCTGAAAAAAGCAGGTTTCATTACCCGCGACAGTCGTATCAAGGAACGTAAGAAGTACGGTCGTGCCGCTGCACGTCGTAGTTTCCAGTTCTCGAAGCGTTAA
- a CDS encoding methyl-accepting chemotaxis protein codes for MSIQKKVAAILLLLMVFVMGTAIFVVNQQTTSLLRKQAKDEMEVLRTSEYQQATSVFQSLNVGTSTSVEMGEMEVFDELLDDLSTVHNILEVGLTNGKGNINYSSDKSRIDSQLDGTVFQDAKNDRSGAFGQHELNDSLVLTVGKFFTAECLDCHLEDKVGDLGGVLYLRYDLTELSQRGESVALSLDKGVSQSVRTMSLTGITGVVFAAAIIYWMLGTLIRKPLVAVEEMFVNMANGRLDGRLRMQRTDEIGHIGDTIDTFADFLQQDVLVSLQKLAEGDLTIDIVPKDSQDSIRIALKKVSDDLNDVLMSVQAGGTQIATGAAQVSNSSQTLSEGATDSASSLEEISASMNELASQTNTSADNAKQANHLATQAKDAADSGSQQMRQMVSAMADINESGLNISKIIKVIDEIAFQTNLLALNAAVEAARAGQHGKGFAVVAEEVRNLAARSAKAAQETAALIETSVNKAEHGAQIADNTSEAFNAIVEEIQKVSDLVAEISAATSEQAQGFSQVNDGIAKIDEVTQQNTASAEEGAAAAEQLSSQAEQLADILTRFRLKQKIAQSSPLPKMPTPVRMPAPVKMTSSTKEDEQWGHSQGDNAPVQIALDDDDFGKY; via the coding sequence ATGAGTATTCAGAAGAAAGTAGCCGCCATTTTACTGTTGCTGATGGTGTTTGTGATGGGTACCGCCATCTTTGTTGTTAATCAACAAACGACGTCGTTGTTACGCAAGCAGGCTAAGGATGAAATGGAAGTGTTGCGAACTTCTGAATACCAACAGGCCACAAGTGTGTTTCAGAGTTTGAATGTCGGCACTTCCACTTCAGTTGAAATGGGAGAGATGGAAGTTTTTGATGAGCTGCTTGACGACTTGTCAACGGTTCACAATATCCTTGAAGTCGGGTTGACTAACGGCAAAGGGAATATCAACTATTCAAGTGACAAGAGTCGCATTGATAGCCAACTCGACGGCACCGTTTTCCAAGATGCAAAAAACGACCGCAGTGGTGCCTTTGGCCAACACGAGCTCAATGACAGTCTGGTTCTGACCGTTGGAAAATTTTTTACAGCCGAATGTCTTGACTGCCATTTAGAGGATAAAGTCGGTGACCTGGGCGGTGTGCTTTATTTGCGCTATGATTTGACTGAACTTTCCCAGCGTGGTGAATCTGTGGCTCTGTCTTTGGATAAGGGGGTCAGTCAAAGTGTTCGTACCATGTCGCTTACCGGTATTACTGGCGTTGTATTTGCAGCTGCAATCATTTACTGGATGTTGGGAACGTTGATTCGCAAACCCCTGGTTGCCGTTGAAGAGATGTTTGTCAATATGGCGAATGGGCGTCTTGATGGACGGTTACGGATGCAGCGCACGGACGAAATCGGTCACATCGGTGATACCATCGACACCTTTGCCGACTTTTTGCAGCAAGATGTTTTAGTGTCTTTGCAAAAACTTGCCGAAGGGGATCTGACGATAGATATAGTCCCAAAAGATAGTCAGGATTCAATCCGGATTGCTCTGAAAAAAGTCAGTGATGATCTGAACGATGTCCTGATGAGCGTTCAGGCTGGAGGGACGCAAATCGCCACTGGTGCTGCTCAGGTTTCCAACAGCAGTCAAACGCTGTCTGAAGGAGCAACCGATTCGGCCAGTTCCCTTGAGGAGATCTCAGCATCAATGAACGAGCTGGCGTCTCAGACAAACACAAGTGCTGATAATGCAAAACAGGCTAACCATCTGGCGACACAAGCAAAAGATGCCGCTGATAGCGGTAGTCAGCAGATGCGCCAGATGGTGTCCGCCATGGCCGATATCAATGAATCGGGACTGAATATTTCCAAAATTATTAAAGTGATTGATGAGATTGCCTTTCAGACTAATCTGCTTGCCTTGAATGCTGCGGTTGAAGCTGCTCGGGCAGGACAGCATGGTAAAGGATTTGCTGTTGTTGCCGAAGAAGTTCGCAATCTTGCGGCTCGTAGTGCCAAGGCGGCGCAGGAAACAGCAGCTCTGATTGAAACCTCAGTGAATAAAGCAGAACATGGTGCTCAAATCGCTGACAATACGTCAGAAGCGTTTAACGCCATTGTCGAAGAAATTCAGAAGGTCAGTGACCTTGTTGCAGAAATATCTGCGGCTACAAGTGAGCAGGCTCAGGGCTTCTCTCAAGTGAACGACGGAATTGCTAAAATTGATGAGGTCACCCAGCAAAATACGGCCAGTGCTGAAGAGGGCGCTGCGGCGGCTGAGCAACTGTCCAGTCAGGCTGAGCAACTTGCCGATATTTTGACCCGCTTTCGCTTGAAACAGAAAATTGCCCAAAGTTCTCCTTTGCCAAAAATGCCTACACCAGTTAGAATGCCTGCACCAGTTAAAATGACCTCATCCACAAAAGAAGATGAGCAGTGGGGTCATTCTCAAGGCGACAACGCTCCGGTACAAATTGCTCTGGATGACGATGATTTTGGTAAGTATTAA
- the leuB gene encoding 3-isopropylmalate dehydrogenase yields MATQTFKVAVLPGDGIGPEVMAEAIKVLDAIEKKYDVSFEKTMANVGGAGIDNDGKALPEKTVETCRQSDAILFGSVGGPKWETLPPDEQPERGALLPLRKIFGLFCNLRPAIIFPALTGSSSLKEEVIEGGFNILVVRELTGGIYFSEPKGIETVDDVKRGFDTMMYTEPEIERITRVAFDVARKRGSKVCSIDKANVLSTSVVWREVVERVAKDYPDVELSHMYVDNAAMQLVRWPKQFDVMLCGNMFGDIISDEAAMLTGSLGMLPSASLAEGSFGMYEPSGGSAPDIAGQGIANPIAQILSASMMLRYSFSMGDAADAIDKAVETVLNQGYRTGDIYQGTSDEKKLNTCEMGDAIVAAL; encoded by the coding sequence ATGGCAACACAAACATTTAAGGTAGCGGTTCTTCCCGGTGACGGTATTGGTCCCGAGGTGATGGCTGAGGCAATCAAGGTTCTTGATGCTATTGAAAAGAAGTACGATGTGTCTTTTGAGAAAACCATGGCCAATGTCGGCGGCGCCGGCATCGATAATGATGGCAAAGCTCTGCCGGAAAAGACCGTGGAAACCTGTCGTCAGTCCGATGCCATCCTGTTTGGCAGCGTGGGTGGGCCCAAATGGGAAACTCTGCCTCCCGACGAGCAGCCCGAACGCGGCGCTCTGTTGCCGTTGCGTAAGATTTTCGGTCTGTTCTGCAACCTGCGTCCGGCGATTATCTTCCCGGCATTGACCGGTAGCTCCTCTTTGAAAGAAGAAGTGATTGAAGGCGGTTTTAATATTCTGGTTGTGCGTGAGTTGACAGGCGGCATCTATTTCTCTGAACCCAAGGGGATTGAAACGGTTGATGATGTCAAGCGTGGTTTTGACACCATGATGTACACCGAGCCGGAGATTGAGCGGATCACGCGTGTAGCTTTTGATGTGGCGCGTAAGCGTGGCAGCAAAGTGTGCAGCATTGATAAAGCGAATGTCCTGTCAACATCTGTTGTCTGGCGTGAAGTGGTGGAGCGTGTCGCCAAAGATTACCCTGATGTTGAGCTGTCACATATGTATGTTGATAATGCCGCCATGCAGCTGGTGCGCTGGCCAAAGCAATTTGATGTCATGTTGTGCGGGAATATGTTTGGCGATATTATTTCCGATGAAGCTGCCATGTTGACCGGTTCTCTGGGGATGTTGCCGTCCGCTTCGCTGGCGGAAGGTTCCTTCGGTATGTATGAGCCGTCAGGCGGCAGTGCTCCGGATATCGCTGGTCAGGGGATTGCGAACCCCATTGCTCAAATTTTGTCTGCGTCGATGATGCTTCGCTACTCGTTCTCCATGGGCGATGCTGCGGATGCTATTGATAAAGCCGTTGAAACGGTGCTTAATCAGGGCTACCGTACTGGTGATATCTACCAGGGGACCAGTGATGAAAAGAAATTAAACACCTGCGAGATGGGTGATGCCATTGTTGCGGCGCTTTAG
- a CDS encoding chemotaxis protein CheW, which yields MTEVAKSNFSDEVGSEDTQEGKYLTFHMGDEDYGIEIRYVTEIIGIQRITEVPDMPSFIKGVINLRGKVIPVMDVRARFNLPPREYDERTCIVVVQLNTTSVGLVVDKVNEVADIPPENIEPPPRSTAGGSSDYIQGMGKMGERVKILLNVGKLLYDNELEQIEF from the coding sequence ATGACTGAAGTTGCCAAATCTAATTTTAGTGACGAAGTGGGAAGTGAAGATACGCAGGAAGGCAAGTATCTGACCTTTCATATGGGTGATGAGGATTACGGGATTGAAATTCGCTATGTGACTGAAATTATAGGGATTCAGCGAATTACTGAAGTTCCGGATATGCCGAGCTTTATTAAAGGTGTTATTAATCTGCGTGGTAAAGTCATTCCGGTTATGGATGTCCGCGCACGTTTTAACCTGCCGCCGCGCGAATACGATGAGCGTACCTGTATCGTTGTTGTACAGTTGAACACAACCTCTGTGGGCCTTGTCGTTGACAAGGTGAATGAAGTTGCCGATATCCCTCCTGAAAATATCGAACCGCCCCCACGCTCGACAGCGGGAGGAAGCTCCGACTATATCCAGGGGATGGGAAAGATGGGAGAGCGTGTTAAGATCTTGTTGAATGTTGGCAAACTTCTCTATGATAACGAGCTTGAGCAGATCGAGTTTTAA